The following proteins come from a genomic window of Paenibacillus swuensis:
- the fusA gene encoding elongation factor G: MAREFSLKDTRNIGIMAHIDAGKTTTTERILFYTGRTHKIGEVHEGAATMDWMEQEQERGITITSAATTAAWKGHRINIIDTPGHVDFTVEVERSLRVLDGAVGVFSAKEGVEPQSETVWRQADRYGVPRIAYVNKMDIIGADFLAVIDQMRDKLGANAVAIQLPIGAEDQFKGVIDIVEEKAYIYKDDLGKDAEEVEIPAEYKDKVAELRLELIERVAELDEELTMKYLEGEEFTIAEIKSALRKGVVEVKIFPVIAGSSYRNKGVQPMLDAVIDYLPAPIDVPDIKGLLEDGSEEVRKSSDDQPFSALAFKIMTDPFVGKLTFFRVYSGVLNSGSYVLNATKGKRERIGRILQMHANSRQEISVVYAGDIASAVGLKDTTTGDTLCDEKNPIILESMNFPEPVISVAIEPKTKADQDKMGVALSKLSEEDPTFRAHTDEETNQTIISGMGELHLEIIVDRMFREFKVETNVGKPQVAYRETFRQAAKVEGKFVRQSGGRGQYGHCWVEFEPLEPGSGFIFESKIVGGSVPKEFVGPVQAGIEESMKNGVIAGFPLVDIKATMVDGSYHDVDSSEMAFKVAGSMALKAAKEKCNPCLLEPIMKVEVTVPEEYMGDVMGMLNSRRGRIEGMDARHGAQIIRAKVPLSEMFGYSTTLRSGTQGRGVFSMEISHYEEVPRNIAEEIIAKNKGA, encoded by the coding sequence GCTGGTAAGACTACTACCACAGAGCGGATCTTGTTCTACACTGGTCGTACGCATAAGATTGGCGAGGTGCACGAAGGTGCAGCTACCATGGACTGGATGGAGCAAGAACAGGAGCGCGGAATCACGATCACGTCCGCTGCGACTACCGCTGCTTGGAAGGGTCACCGCATCAATATCATTGATACCCCGGGACACGTTGACTTCACAGTTGAAGTTGAACGTTCCCTTCGTGTATTGGACGGGGCTGTAGGTGTATTCAGTGCCAAAGAAGGCGTTGAGCCTCAATCCGAAACCGTTTGGAGACAAGCGGACCGTTACGGCGTTCCCCGGATCGCATACGTAAACAAGATGGACATCATCGGTGCTGACTTCTTGGCAGTTATCGATCAAATGCGCGACAAACTGGGTGCAAACGCAGTTGCTATTCAATTGCCGATCGGCGCTGAAGATCAATTCAAAGGCGTTATTGACATCGTTGAAGAGAAAGCGTATATCTACAAAGACGATCTTGGTAAAGATGCAGAAGAAGTTGAAATCCCTGCTGAATACAAAGATAAAGTTGCAGAACTTCGTCTTGAACTGATTGAGCGCGTTGCTGAGTTGGATGAAGAATTGACAATGAAATACCTTGAAGGCGAAGAATTCACAATTGCTGAAATCAAATCCGCTCTTCGTAAAGGTGTAGTAGAAGTTAAGATCTTCCCAGTTATCGCGGGCTCTTCATACCGTAACAAAGGTGTTCAACCCATGTTGGATGCTGTTATTGATTACCTGCCGGCTCCCATCGATGTACCTGATATTAAAGGTCTTCTGGAAGACGGTTCCGAAGAAGTTCGTAAATCTTCCGACGATCAACCGTTCTCCGCGTTGGCGTTCAAGATTATGACGGATCCTTTCGTAGGTAAACTAACATTCTTCCGTGTATATTCCGGTGTTCTAAACTCTGGTTCTTATGTGCTTAACGCAACTAAGGGCAAGCGTGAAAGAATCGGTCGTATTCTTCAAATGCATGCGAACAGCCGTCAAGAAATTTCCGTCGTATACGCTGGAGATATCGCGTCTGCCGTAGGTTTGAAAGATACAACTACAGGAGACACACTGTGTGACGAGAAAAACCCGATTATCTTGGAGTCCATGAACTTCCCAGAGCCGGTAATTTCCGTTGCGATCGAGCCTAAAACTAAAGCTGACCAAGATAAGATGGGTGTAGCTCTGTCCAAGCTTTCTGAAGAAGATCCTACGTTCCGCGCTCACACGGACGAAGAAACGAATCAAACAATTATCTCCGGTATGGGTGAGCTTCACCTTGAGATCATCGTTGACCGTATGTTCCGTGAGTTTAAAGTGGAAACAAACGTAGGTAAGCCTCAGGTTGCTTACAGAGAAACGTTCCGTCAGGCAGCTAAAGTTGAAGGTAAGTTCGTTCGTCAATCCGGTGGCCGTGGTCAATACGGACATTGTTGGGTTGAGTTCGAGCCTCTTGAACCAGGCAGCGGCTTTATCTTTGAAAGCAAAATCGTCGGTGGTTCGGTTCCTAAAGAATTCGTCGGTCCTGTTCAAGCGGGTATCGAAGAATCCATGAAGAACGGTGTTATCGCTGGCTTCCCATTGGTTGATATTAAAGCAACTATGGTTGACGGATCTTATCATGATGTCGATTCCTCCGAGATGGCGTTTAAAGTTGCTGGCTCCATGGCGCTTAAAGCTGCTAAAGAGAAATGTAACCCTTGCCTTCTTGAGCCGATCATGAAAGTTGAAGTTACTGTACCTGAAGAATACATGGGCGATGTAATGGGAATGTTGAACTCCCGTCGCGGACGTATCGAAGGTATGGATGCTCGCCATGGCGCGCAAATCATTCGTGCTAAGGTGCCTTTATCCGAAATGTTTGGATATTCCACAACACTTCGTTCAGGTACACAAGGCCGTGGTGTATTCTCCATGGAAATCTCTCACTACGAAGAAGTGCCTCGTAACATCGCGGAAGAAATCATCGCGAAAAACAAAGGCGCATAG